The proteins below come from a single Gimesia alba genomic window:
- a CDS encoding transposase, whose translation MIFVDRHGTPVAIDTESARRSEVKLIEPLLEKITLQNRQPERLVYDKAADSDSLRKRLMEKNIDLICPHRKSRVKPPTQDGRKLPRFKRRWIVERSIAWLHNYRRIVTRWEYHDYLYESFVILGCLFTLLKRF comes from the coding sequence ATGATTTTTGTCGATCGTCACGGGACACCTGTGGCGATCGACACAGAATCGGCCCGTCGTAGCGAAGTCAAGCTGATCGAACCGCTGCTTGAAAAAATCACATTGCAAAATCGACAACCCGAGCGACTTGTTTATGACAAAGCCGCCGATTCGGACTCGTTGCGCAAACGGCTGATGGAAAAGAATATCGATCTGATCTGCCCGCATCGAAAATCGAGAGTCAAACCGCCGACGCAAGATGGTCGAAAGCTTCCACGCTTCAAACGACGTTGGATTGTGGAACGCAGTATTGCCTGGCTCCACAACTATCGTCGCATTGTCACGCGCTGGGAATATCACGATTACCTCTACGAAAGCTTTGTAATTCTTGGGTGTTTATTTACACTATTAAAAAGGTTTTGA
- a CDS encoding transposase, translated as MYMTLVWWPKRKRVSTKTASRTERPVVLTDKQWSLVAKLFPWTPPSKKGGRPKAHPRDCLEGILWILVTGARWKDLPREYPSKATCHRRFQQWTIEGRLLSAWQIILERMDDAGQIDFSETFADGTFASAKKGVEELARLVVAKAQRS; from the coding sequence ATGTATATGACGCTGGTCTGGTGGCCCAAACGAAAACGGGTTTCCACAAAAACAGCGTCCAGGACGGAACGCCCGGTCGTTTTGACCGATAAACAATGGTCTTTAGTCGCAAAACTGTTTCCCTGGACTCCCCCTTCCAAAAAGGGAGGACGTCCAAAAGCCCATCCACGAGATTGCCTGGAAGGCATTCTCTGGATTTTGGTGACAGGAGCACGATGGAAAGATTTACCAAGAGAGTATCCCTCAAAAGCGACGTGCCATCGACGTTTCCAGCAATGGACGATCGAAGGGCGGCTCTTATCTGCCTGGCAAATCATCTTGGAACGAATGGATGATGCTGGCCAGATTGATTTCTCGGAAACCTTTGCTGATGGCACTTTTGCCTCGGCAAAAAAAGGGGTAGAAGAGTTGGCCCGACTCGTCGTGGCAAAGGCACAAAGGTCATGA